A section of the Citrus sinensis cultivar Valencia sweet orange chromosome 8, DVS_A1.0, whole genome shotgun sequence genome encodes:
- the LOC102612095 gene encoding protein BCCIP homolog isoform X1, whose translation MPRGPTRYKRMLNPQPLTFSPFARSVAQIASIHRDKRRTYKSKDQKGFPLSSKDKGIPKHTLEGKSDLSGSSEEEGSEGVVQADFVFFDPKPDDFHGVKILLQTYLDDTQWDLSGFVDLILAQTTVGTVVKMEGDDDDTPFSIVTALNLGRYKDHKCIEELKEFLLKVCQEKDVIKDLGLLMGEQAHDVGLLVSQRVVNFPQLLPPLHDALFDEVSWATEDEPTAELRNSFCFKCYLLVSKIYKHKNANQKNNRNLIRRSGSDSGDGIVYVKPEDEIFHKLSLWSFSFPMHAQQVETQELKDYRLMGLVMAVEAAKISTFRQQLQYLVVES comes from the exons ATGCCTCGAGGGCCAACAAGGTATAAAAGAATGTTGAATCCTCAGCCATTAACATTCTCTCCCTTTGCTCGTTCAGTAGCTCAAATTGCCTCTATTCACAGGGATAAACGTCGAACATATAAATCGAAAGACCAGAAAGGATTTCCACTTAGCTCCAAAG ATAAAGGAATTCCTAAACACACTCTGGAAGGGAAGAGTGATCTGTCTGGGTCTTCTGAAGAAGAAGGTTCTGAA GGAGTTGTTCAGGCAGATTTTGTCTTCTTTGATCCGAAACCAGATGACTTCCATGGAGTGAAGATTTTACTACAAACTTACCTTGATGATACACAGTGGGATTTGAGTGGTTTTGTAGACTTGATCTTAGCACAGACCACTGTAGGTACTGTTGTCAAAATGGAGGGTGATGATGACGATACACCTTTCTCTATCGTTACTGCTCTTAATTTGGGAAGATATAAG GATCATAAATGTATCGAGGAGCTTAAGGAGTTTCTTCTTAAAGTATGCCAAGAGAAGGATGTCATAAAGGACTTGGGATTGCTTATGGGAGAACAAGCACATGATGTGGGTCTATTGGTCTCCCAGCGTGTGGTCAATTTTCCTCAGCTTTTGCCACCTCTTCATGATGCGCTCTTTGATGAAGTCTCATGGGCTACGGAAGATGAG CCGACAGCAGAGCTCAGGAATTCCTTCTGCTTCAAGTGTTATCTACTAGTCAGTAAAATTTACAAG CACAAGAATGCAAACCAGAAAAATAACAGAAACCTGATAAGGAGGTCAGGTAGTGACAGTGGTGATGGAATAGTGTACGTCAAGCCAGAAGATGAAATTTTTCACAAG CTTAGCTTGTGGTCCTTTAGTTTTCCCATGCACGCCCAGCAGGTTGAAACTCAGGAG CTAAAAGATTATCGTTTAATGGGGTTAGTCATGGCTGTAGAGGCAGCCAAAATTTCAACATTCCGCCAGCAGTTGCAGTATTTAGTTGTTGAATCTTGA
- the LOC102612095 gene encoding protein BCCIP homolog isoform X5, producing the protein MPRGPTRDKRRTYKSKDQKGFPLSSKDKGIPKHTLEGKSDLSGSSEEEGSEADFVFFDPKPDDFHGVKILLQTYLDDTQWDLSGFVDLILAQTTVGTVVKMEGDDDDTPFSIVTALNLGRYKDHKCIEELKEFLLKVCQEKDVIKDLGLLMGEQAHDVGLLVSQRVVNFPQLLPPLHDALFDEVSWATEDEPTAELRNSFCFKCYLLVSKIYKHKNANQKNNRNLIRRSGSDSGDGIVYVKPEDEIFHKLSLWSFSFPMHAQQVETQELKDYRLMGLVMAVEAAKISTFRQQLQYLVVES; encoded by the exons ATGCCTCGAGGGCCAACAAG GGATAAACGTCGAACATATAAATCGAAAGACCAGAAAGGATTTCCACTTAGCTCCAAAG ATAAAGGAATTCCTAAACACACTCTGGAAGGGAAGAGTGATCTGTCTGGGTCTTCTGAAGAAGAAGGTTCTGAA GCAGATTTTGTCTTCTTTGATCCGAAACCAGATGACTTCCATGGAGTGAAGATTTTACTACAAACTTACCTTGATGATACACAGTGGGATTTGAGTGGTTTTGTAGACTTGATCTTAGCACAGACCACTGTAGGTACTGTTGTCAAAATGGAGGGTGATGATGACGATACACCTTTCTCTATCGTTACTGCTCTTAATTTGGGAAGATATAAG GATCATAAATGTATCGAGGAGCTTAAGGAGTTTCTTCTTAAAGTATGCCAAGAGAAGGATGTCATAAAGGACTTGGGATTGCTTATGGGAGAACAAGCACATGATGTGGGTCTATTGGTCTCCCAGCGTGTGGTCAATTTTCCTCAGCTTTTGCCACCTCTTCATGATGCGCTCTTTGATGAAGTCTCATGGGCTACGGAAGATGAG CCGACAGCAGAGCTCAGGAATTCCTTCTGCTTCAAGTGTTATCTACTAGTCAGTAAAATTTACAAG CACAAGAATGCAAACCAGAAAAATAACAGAAACCTGATAAGGAGGTCAGGTAGTGACAGTGGTGATGGAATAGTGTACGTCAAGCCAGAAGATGAAATTTTTCACAAG CTTAGCTTGTGGTCCTTTAGTTTTCCCATGCACGCCCAGCAGGTTGAAACTCAGGAG CTAAAAGATTATCGTTTAATGGGGTTAGTCATGGCTGTAGAGGCAGCCAAAATTTCAACATTCCGCCAGCAGTTGCAGTATTTAGTTGTTGAATCTTGA
- the LOC102612095 gene encoding protein BCCIP homolog isoform X2 — protein MPRGPTRYKRMLNPQPLTFSPFARSVAQIASIHRDKRRTYKSKDQKGFPLSSKDKGIPKHTLEGKSDLSGSSEEEGSEADFVFFDPKPDDFHGVKILLQTYLDDTQWDLSGFVDLILAQTTVGTVVKMEGDDDDTPFSIVTALNLGRYKDHKCIEELKEFLLKVCQEKDVIKDLGLLMGEQAHDVGLLVSQRVVNFPQLLPPLHDALFDEVSWATEDEPTAELRNSFCFKCYLLVSKIYKHKNANQKNNRNLIRRSGSDSGDGIVYVKPEDEIFHKLSLWSFSFPMHAQQVETQELKDYRLMGLVMAVEAAKISTFRQQLQYLVVES, from the exons ATGCCTCGAGGGCCAACAAGGTATAAAAGAATGTTGAATCCTCAGCCATTAACATTCTCTCCCTTTGCTCGTTCAGTAGCTCAAATTGCCTCTATTCACAGGGATAAACGTCGAACATATAAATCGAAAGACCAGAAAGGATTTCCACTTAGCTCCAAAG ATAAAGGAATTCCTAAACACACTCTGGAAGGGAAGAGTGATCTGTCTGGGTCTTCTGAAGAAGAAGGTTCTGAA GCAGATTTTGTCTTCTTTGATCCGAAACCAGATGACTTCCATGGAGTGAAGATTTTACTACAAACTTACCTTGATGATACACAGTGGGATTTGAGTGGTTTTGTAGACTTGATCTTAGCACAGACCACTGTAGGTACTGTTGTCAAAATGGAGGGTGATGATGACGATACACCTTTCTCTATCGTTACTGCTCTTAATTTGGGAAGATATAAG GATCATAAATGTATCGAGGAGCTTAAGGAGTTTCTTCTTAAAGTATGCCAAGAGAAGGATGTCATAAAGGACTTGGGATTGCTTATGGGAGAACAAGCACATGATGTGGGTCTATTGGTCTCCCAGCGTGTGGTCAATTTTCCTCAGCTTTTGCCACCTCTTCATGATGCGCTCTTTGATGAAGTCTCATGGGCTACGGAAGATGAG CCGACAGCAGAGCTCAGGAATTCCTTCTGCTTCAAGTGTTATCTACTAGTCAGTAAAATTTACAAG CACAAGAATGCAAACCAGAAAAATAACAGAAACCTGATAAGGAGGTCAGGTAGTGACAGTGGTGATGGAATAGTGTACGTCAAGCCAGAAGATGAAATTTTTCACAAG CTTAGCTTGTGGTCCTTTAGTTTTCCCATGCACGCCCAGCAGGTTGAAACTCAGGAG CTAAAAGATTATCGTTTAATGGGGTTAGTCATGGCTGTAGAGGCAGCCAAAATTTCAACATTCCGCCAGCAGTTGCAGTATTTAGTTGTTGAATCTTGA
- the LOC102612095 gene encoding protein BCCIP homolog isoform X3, whose protein sequence is MPRGPTRYKRMLNPQPLTFSPFARSVAQIASIHRDKRRTYKSKDQKGFPLSSKDKGIPKHTLEGKSDLSGSSEEEGSEGVVQADFVFFDPKPDDFHGVKILLQTYLDDTQWDLSGFVDLILAQTTVGTVVKMEGDDDDTPFSIVTALNLGRYKDHKCIEELKEFLLKVCQEKDVIKDLGLLMGEQAHDVGLLVSQRVVNFPQLLPPLHDALFDEVSWATEDEPTAELRNSFCFKCYLLVSKIYKKNNRNLIRRSGSDSGDGIVYVKPEDEIFHKLSLWSFSFPMHAQQVETQELKDYRLMGLVMAVEAAKISTFRQQLQYLVVES, encoded by the exons ATGCCTCGAGGGCCAACAAGGTATAAAAGAATGTTGAATCCTCAGCCATTAACATTCTCTCCCTTTGCTCGTTCAGTAGCTCAAATTGCCTCTATTCACAGGGATAAACGTCGAACATATAAATCGAAAGACCAGAAAGGATTTCCACTTAGCTCCAAAG ATAAAGGAATTCCTAAACACACTCTGGAAGGGAAGAGTGATCTGTCTGGGTCTTCTGAAGAAGAAGGTTCTGAA GGAGTTGTTCAGGCAGATTTTGTCTTCTTTGATCCGAAACCAGATGACTTCCATGGAGTGAAGATTTTACTACAAACTTACCTTGATGATACACAGTGGGATTTGAGTGGTTTTGTAGACTTGATCTTAGCACAGACCACTGTAGGTACTGTTGTCAAAATGGAGGGTGATGATGACGATACACCTTTCTCTATCGTTACTGCTCTTAATTTGGGAAGATATAAG GATCATAAATGTATCGAGGAGCTTAAGGAGTTTCTTCTTAAAGTATGCCAAGAGAAGGATGTCATAAAGGACTTGGGATTGCTTATGGGAGAACAAGCACATGATGTGGGTCTATTGGTCTCCCAGCGTGTGGTCAATTTTCCTCAGCTTTTGCCACCTCTTCATGATGCGCTCTTTGATGAAGTCTCATGGGCTACGGAAGATGAG CCGACAGCAGAGCTCAGGAATTCCTTCTGCTTCAAGTGTTATCTACTAGTCAGTAAAATTTACAAG AAAAATAACAGAAACCTGATAAGGAGGTCAGGTAGTGACAGTGGTGATGGAATAGTGTACGTCAAGCCAGAAGATGAAATTTTTCACAAG CTTAGCTTGTGGTCCTTTAGTTTTCCCATGCACGCCCAGCAGGTTGAAACTCAGGAG CTAAAAGATTATCGTTTAATGGGGTTAGTCATGGCTGTAGAGGCAGCCAAAATTTCAACATTCCGCCAGCAGTTGCAGTATTTAGTTGTTGAATCTTGA
- the LOC102612095 gene encoding protein BCCIP homolog isoform X4, which produces MPRGPTRDKRRTYKSKDQKGFPLSSKDKGIPKHTLEGKSDLSGSSEEEGSEGVVQADFVFFDPKPDDFHGVKILLQTYLDDTQWDLSGFVDLILAQTTVGTVVKMEGDDDDTPFSIVTALNLGRYKDHKCIEELKEFLLKVCQEKDVIKDLGLLMGEQAHDVGLLVSQRVVNFPQLLPPLHDALFDEVSWATEDEPTAELRNSFCFKCYLLVSKIYKHKNANQKNNRNLIRRSGSDSGDGIVYVKPEDEIFHKLSLWSFSFPMHAQQVETQELKDYRLMGLVMAVEAAKISTFRQQLQYLVVES; this is translated from the exons ATGCCTCGAGGGCCAACAAG GGATAAACGTCGAACATATAAATCGAAAGACCAGAAAGGATTTCCACTTAGCTCCAAAG ATAAAGGAATTCCTAAACACACTCTGGAAGGGAAGAGTGATCTGTCTGGGTCTTCTGAAGAAGAAGGTTCTGAA GGAGTTGTTCAGGCAGATTTTGTCTTCTTTGATCCGAAACCAGATGACTTCCATGGAGTGAAGATTTTACTACAAACTTACCTTGATGATACACAGTGGGATTTGAGTGGTTTTGTAGACTTGATCTTAGCACAGACCACTGTAGGTACTGTTGTCAAAATGGAGGGTGATGATGACGATACACCTTTCTCTATCGTTACTGCTCTTAATTTGGGAAGATATAAG GATCATAAATGTATCGAGGAGCTTAAGGAGTTTCTTCTTAAAGTATGCCAAGAGAAGGATGTCATAAAGGACTTGGGATTGCTTATGGGAGAACAAGCACATGATGTGGGTCTATTGGTCTCCCAGCGTGTGGTCAATTTTCCTCAGCTTTTGCCACCTCTTCATGATGCGCTCTTTGATGAAGTCTCATGGGCTACGGAAGATGAG CCGACAGCAGAGCTCAGGAATTCCTTCTGCTTCAAGTGTTATCTACTAGTCAGTAAAATTTACAAG CACAAGAATGCAAACCAGAAAAATAACAGAAACCTGATAAGGAGGTCAGGTAGTGACAGTGGTGATGGAATAGTGTACGTCAAGCCAGAAGATGAAATTTTTCACAAG CTTAGCTTGTGGTCCTTTAGTTTTCCCATGCACGCCCAGCAGGTTGAAACTCAGGAG CTAAAAGATTATCGTTTAATGGGGTTAGTCATGGCTGTAGAGGCAGCCAAAATTTCAACATTCCGCCAGCAGTTGCAGTATTTAGTTGTTGAATCTTGA